In Vespula vulgaris chromosome 10, iyVesVulg1.1, whole genome shotgun sequence, the following are encoded in one genomic region:
- the LOC127066962 gene encoding tyrosine-protein phosphatase non-receptor type 4 isoform X1, whose product MIESVSRRALSGSSGSYHVRGAELARNRRLKSLSATVIFLDDSQHTFQLDKRAKGQTLLDLVFHHLELVEKDYFGLQYTENGTTTTTTTADTMRWLDPTKPMKKQIRSKGGQFFFRVKFYVSDPSKLQEEYTRYQFYLQIRKDILLGKLQVPPSTACLIASYTVQSELGDYHPDEHGPGYLSHLQLIPGQTEEMEKKIAELHKLHKGQLPADAEFNFLDHAKRLDMYGVELHKARDSTNKEIQLGVTSIGLVVFQNGIKINVFSWSKIVKISFKRKQFFIQLRREQSENYDTLLGFNMQTYRSSKNLWKACVEHHTFFRLHSPKLRPRRFPLTLSSRFTYSGRTEFQTVEDGKHRARVERTFIRSPSKRLVHGVTTAPIIEDKGKVIIPPGRPPRPYDNKVQSLGAREPRQAWGEGNQSDDEGGFLSLREDLTGTHTQNNAFSPMLGSRVLSYADDDTIIEKNIYDLPDYSEPTSSPPPQILEDGLVTITLTPDEQGRFGFNVKGGLDLDMPILVSRVAPNTPADRCYPKLNEGDQVVFINGIDVNGLLHEHVVNLIRQSRDSGTGELTLTVRPNALYNALAGTDETSEEEPPYRYVPDAPHAAVGSDALAQSMLLLADGLASGALIAQYEQLYRKNPELTSLESKKPENQNKNRYRDISPYDVTRVILMGSANGDYINANYVNMEIPGSGIINRYIATQGPLSTTVADFWQMVLEAGSTLVVMLTTLVERGRAKCHQYWPALNETLSFRNLTLKCTVENVEDTFIFREFILRDINTGEERDITHMQYCSWPDHGVPSDWKQFTTFTEKVRAARTGIVEPAVVHCSAGIGRTGVLVLMETALCLIEANQPVYPLDIVRSMRDQRAMMIQNASQYRFVCEAVHKAYNEGIAKPLPEFSR is encoded by the exons ATGATTGAAAGTGTATCACGTAGAGCACTGAGTGGCTCCAGTGGGAGCTACCATGTTCGTGGTGCTGAATTAGCAAGAAATCGTAGGTTAAAATCTTTATCTGCAActgttatttttcttgatgATTCCCAGCATACATTTCAACTGGAT AAAAGGGCAAAAGGACAAACTTTATTAGATTTGGTATTCCATCACTTAGAGCTTGtagagaaagattattttggCCTACAATATACAGAGAATGGtactacaacaacaacaaccacaGCTGATACAATG AGATGGTTAGACCCTACAAAACCAATGAAGAAGCAGATAAGAAGTAAGG gtggacaatttttttttagagtaAAATTTTATGTATCAGATCCTAGTAAACTGCAAGAAGAATATACTAGATATcagttttatttacaaatacgGAAAGATATTCTTCTAGGAAAACTACAAGTACCACCAAGTACTGCTTGTCTTATAGCAAGTTATACTGTTCAAT CAGAATTAGGCGATTATCATCCAGATGAGCATGGACCTGGATATCTTTCACATTTACAGTTAATACCAGGACAAACagaagaaatggagaaaaaaatagcggAGTTACATAAACTTCATAA AGGGCAACTACCAGCTGATgcagaatttaattttttggaTCATGCAAAACGGCTTGATATGTATGGAGTAGAATTACATAAAGCAAGG GATtcaacaaataaagaaatacaacTAGGTGTTACATCAATAGGTTTAGTAGTATTCCAAAATGgcataaaaattaatgtattcTCATGGtctaaaattgtaaaaatttctttcaaacgtaaacaattttttattcaacttAGAAGAGAACAG TCAGAAAACTATGATACTTTATTAGGTTTCAATATGCAAACCTATCGTAGTTCTAAAAATTTATGGAAAGCCTGTGTCGAACATCATACATTCTTTAGACTTCACAGTCCAAAATTACGGCCAAGGCGATTTCCTCTTACATTAAGTAGTAGATTTACTTATTCAGGACGAACAGAATTTCAAACTGTTGAAGATGGAAAACATCGAGCACGAGTTGAAAGAACATTTATTAG ATCACCAAGTAAACGTTTGGTACATGGGGTTACAACAGCTCCTATTATtgaagataaaggaaaagttATAATACCTCCTGGCAGGCCGCCTCGACCTTATGATAATAAGGTGCAATCTCTAGGTGCTCGTGAACCTCGACAAGCATGGGGTGAAGGGAACCAAAGTGATGA CGAAGGTGGTTTTTTGTCTCTTCGAGAGGATTTAACAGGAACTCATACACAGAATAATGCGTTTTCTCCAATGTTAGGATCTCGAGTACTTAGTTATGCAGATGATGAtacaattattgaaaaaaatatttatgatctTCCTGACTACAGTGAACCAACAAGTTCACCACCTCCGCAG atattGGAGGATGGATTGGTTACGATAACATTGACACCCGATGAACAAGGTCGTTTCGGATTTAACGTAAAAGGTGGATTAGATCTTGATATGCCTATTTTAGTATCTCGAGTTGCACCAAATACACCTGCTGATCGTTGTTATCCCAAGTTGAATGAAGGAGATCaa gttgtttttattaatggCATTGATGTAAACGGCTTACTACACGAACATGTTGTAAATTTGATTCGTCAGTCACGTGACTCTGGTACAGGAGAACTTACATTAACAGTTCGACCCAATGCATTGTATAACGCATTAGCTGGAACCGATGAAACATCCGAAGAAGAACCTCCTTATAG GTATGTACCTGATGCACCACATGCAGCCGTTGGTTCTGATGCATTAGCGCAATCGATGTTGCTTCTTGCCGATGGTCTGGCTAGTGGAGCCTTAATTGCACAATATGAAcagttatatagaaaaaatccTGAATTGACGTCTCTCGAATCTAAAAAACCAGAAAATCAGAACAAAAATCGTTATCGCGATATTTCACCAT ATGATGTTACGAGAGTCATTTTAATGGGATCTGCAAATGGCGATTACATTAATgctaattatgtaaatatggAAATACCAGGATCAGGTATTATTAACAGGTATATCGCTACGCAAGGGCCTTTGTCAACTACCGTTGCAGATTTCTGGCAAATGGTTTTAGAAGCTGGTAGTACTCTCGTTGTAATGTTAACGACTTTAGTTGAACGAGGTCGAGCAAAATGTCATCAATATTGGCCTGCTCTGAATGAAACTCTTAGTTTTAGAAATCTTACACTTAAATGTACGGTGGAAAACGTAGAAGATACATTCATTTTTCGTGAATTTATACTTAGAGACATTAAT ACTGGAGAAGAAAGGGATATAACACATATGCAATATTGCAGCTGGCCAGATCATGGTGTACCCAGTGATTGGAAACAATTTACTACATTTACAGAAAAAGTTAGAGCAGCGCGCACAGGCATAGTAGAACCAGCTGTTGTACATTGTTCTGCTGGAATAGGCAGAACAGGAGTTTTAGTATTAATGGAAACTGCATTATGCCTTATTGAAGCCAACCAACCAGTGTATCCATTGGATATTGTACGTTCTATGCGCGATCAAAGAGCAATGATGATCCAGAATGct AGTCAATATAGATTTGTATGTGAAGCAGTTCACAAAGCTTACAACGAGGGTATAGCTAAACCACTACCAGAATTCAGTAGATGA
- the LOC127066962 gene encoding tyrosine-protein phosphatase non-receptor type 4 isoform X4 produces the protein MKKQIRSKGGQFFFRVKFYVSDPSKLQEEYTRYQFYLQIRKDILLGKLQVPPSTACLIASYTVQSELGDYHPDEHGPGYLSHLQLIPGQTEEMEKKIAELHKLHKGQLPADAEFNFLDHAKRLDMYGVELHKARDSTNKEIQLGVTSIGLVVFQNGIKINVFSWSKIVKISFKRKQFFIQLRREQSENYDTLLGFNMQTYRSSKNLWKACVEHHTFFRLHSPKLRPRRFPLTLSSRFTYSGRTEFQTVEDGKHRARVERTFIRSPSKRLVHGVTTAPIIEDKGKVIIPPGRPPRPYDNKVQSLGAREPRQAWGEGNQSDDEGGFLSLREDLTGTHTQNNAFSPMLGSRVLSYADDDTIIEKNIYDLPDYSEPTSSPPPQILEDGLVTITLTPDEQGRFGFNVKGGLDLDMPILVSRVAPNTPADRCYPKLNEGDQVVFINGIDVNGLLHEHVVNLIRQSRDSGTGELTLTVRPNALYNALAGTDETSEEEPPYRYVPDAPHAAVGSDALAQSMLLLADGLASGALIAQYEQLYRKNPELTSLESKKPENQNKNRYRDISPYDVTRVILMGSANGDYINANYVNMEIPGSGIINRYIATQGPLSTTVADFWQMVLEAGSTLVVMLTTLVERGRAKCHQYWPALNETLSFRNLTLKCTVENVEDTFIFREFILRDINTGEERDITHMQYCSWPDHGVPSDWKQFTTFTEKVRAARTGIVEPAVVHCSAGIGRTGVLVLMETALCLIEANQPVYPLDIVRSMRDQRAMMIQNASQYRFVCEAVHKAYNEGIAKPLPEFSR, from the exons ATGAAGAAGCAGATAAGAAGTAAGG gtggacaatttttttttagagtaAAATTTTATGTATCAGATCCTAGTAAACTGCAAGAAGAATATACTAGATATcagttttatttacaaatacgGAAAGATATTCTTCTAGGAAAACTACAAGTACCACCAAGTACTGCTTGTCTTATAGCAAGTTATACTGTTCAAT CAGAATTAGGCGATTATCATCCAGATGAGCATGGACCTGGATATCTTTCACATTTACAGTTAATACCAGGACAAACagaagaaatggagaaaaaaatagcggAGTTACATAAACTTCATAA AGGGCAACTACCAGCTGATgcagaatttaattttttggaTCATGCAAAACGGCTTGATATGTATGGAGTAGAATTACATAAAGCAAGG GATtcaacaaataaagaaatacaacTAGGTGTTACATCAATAGGTTTAGTAGTATTCCAAAATGgcataaaaattaatgtattcTCATGGtctaaaattgtaaaaatttctttcaaacgtaaacaattttttattcaacttAGAAGAGAACAG TCAGAAAACTATGATACTTTATTAGGTTTCAATATGCAAACCTATCGTAGTTCTAAAAATTTATGGAAAGCCTGTGTCGAACATCATACATTCTTTAGACTTCACAGTCCAAAATTACGGCCAAGGCGATTTCCTCTTACATTAAGTAGTAGATTTACTTATTCAGGACGAACAGAATTTCAAACTGTTGAAGATGGAAAACATCGAGCACGAGTTGAAAGAACATTTATTAG ATCACCAAGTAAACGTTTGGTACATGGGGTTACAACAGCTCCTATTATtgaagataaaggaaaagttATAATACCTCCTGGCAGGCCGCCTCGACCTTATGATAATAAGGTGCAATCTCTAGGTGCTCGTGAACCTCGACAAGCATGGGGTGAAGGGAACCAAAGTGATGA CGAAGGTGGTTTTTTGTCTCTTCGAGAGGATTTAACAGGAACTCATACACAGAATAATGCGTTTTCTCCAATGTTAGGATCTCGAGTACTTAGTTATGCAGATGATGAtacaattattgaaaaaaatatttatgatctTCCTGACTACAGTGAACCAACAAGTTCACCACCTCCGCAG atattGGAGGATGGATTGGTTACGATAACATTGACACCCGATGAACAAGGTCGTTTCGGATTTAACGTAAAAGGTGGATTAGATCTTGATATGCCTATTTTAGTATCTCGAGTTGCACCAAATACACCTGCTGATCGTTGTTATCCCAAGTTGAATGAAGGAGATCaa gttgtttttattaatggCATTGATGTAAACGGCTTACTACACGAACATGTTGTAAATTTGATTCGTCAGTCACGTGACTCTGGTACAGGAGAACTTACATTAACAGTTCGACCCAATGCATTGTATAACGCATTAGCTGGAACCGATGAAACATCCGAAGAAGAACCTCCTTATAG GTATGTACCTGATGCACCACATGCAGCCGTTGGTTCTGATGCATTAGCGCAATCGATGTTGCTTCTTGCCGATGGTCTGGCTAGTGGAGCCTTAATTGCACAATATGAAcagttatatagaaaaaatccTGAATTGACGTCTCTCGAATCTAAAAAACCAGAAAATCAGAACAAAAATCGTTATCGCGATATTTCACCAT ATGATGTTACGAGAGTCATTTTAATGGGATCTGCAAATGGCGATTACATTAATgctaattatgtaaatatggAAATACCAGGATCAGGTATTATTAACAGGTATATCGCTACGCAAGGGCCTTTGTCAACTACCGTTGCAGATTTCTGGCAAATGGTTTTAGAAGCTGGTAGTACTCTCGTTGTAATGTTAACGACTTTAGTTGAACGAGGTCGAGCAAAATGTCATCAATATTGGCCTGCTCTGAATGAAACTCTTAGTTTTAGAAATCTTACACTTAAATGTACGGTGGAAAACGTAGAAGATACATTCATTTTTCGTGAATTTATACTTAGAGACATTAAT ACTGGAGAAGAAAGGGATATAACACATATGCAATATTGCAGCTGGCCAGATCATGGTGTACCCAGTGATTGGAAACAATTTACTACATTTACAGAAAAAGTTAGAGCAGCGCGCACAGGCATAGTAGAACCAGCTGTTGTACATTGTTCTGCTGGAATAGGCAGAACAGGAGTTTTAGTATTAATGGAAACTGCATTATGCCTTATTGAAGCCAACCAACCAGTGTATCCATTGGATATTGTACGTTCTATGCGCGATCAAAGAGCAATGATGATCCAGAATGct AGTCAATATAGATTTGTATGTGAAGCAGTTCACAAAGCTTACAACGAGGGTATAGCTAAACCACTACCAGAATTCAGTAGATGA
- the LOC127066962 gene encoding tyrosine-protein phosphatase non-receptor type 4 isoform X2, translated as MIESVSRRALSGSSGSYHVRGAELARNRRLKSLSATVIFLDDSQHTFQLDKRAKGQTLLDLVFHHLELVEKDYFGLQYTENGTTTTTTTADTMRWLDPTKPMKKQIRSGQFFFRVKFYVSDPSKLQEEYTRYQFYLQIRKDILLGKLQVPPSTACLIASYTVQSELGDYHPDEHGPGYLSHLQLIPGQTEEMEKKIAELHKLHKGQLPADAEFNFLDHAKRLDMYGVELHKARDSTNKEIQLGVTSIGLVVFQNGIKINVFSWSKIVKISFKRKQFFIQLRREQSENYDTLLGFNMQTYRSSKNLWKACVEHHTFFRLHSPKLRPRRFPLTLSSRFTYSGRTEFQTVEDGKHRARVERTFIRSPSKRLVHGVTTAPIIEDKGKVIIPPGRPPRPYDNKVQSLGAREPRQAWGEGNQSDDEGGFLSLREDLTGTHTQNNAFSPMLGSRVLSYADDDTIIEKNIYDLPDYSEPTSSPPPQILEDGLVTITLTPDEQGRFGFNVKGGLDLDMPILVSRVAPNTPADRCYPKLNEGDQVVFINGIDVNGLLHEHVVNLIRQSRDSGTGELTLTVRPNALYNALAGTDETSEEEPPYRYVPDAPHAAVGSDALAQSMLLLADGLASGALIAQYEQLYRKNPELTSLESKKPENQNKNRYRDISPYDVTRVILMGSANGDYINANYVNMEIPGSGIINRYIATQGPLSTTVADFWQMVLEAGSTLVVMLTTLVERGRAKCHQYWPALNETLSFRNLTLKCTVENVEDTFIFREFILRDINTGEERDITHMQYCSWPDHGVPSDWKQFTTFTEKVRAARTGIVEPAVVHCSAGIGRTGVLVLMETALCLIEANQPVYPLDIVRSMRDQRAMMIQNASQYRFVCEAVHKAYNEGIAKPLPEFSR; from the exons ATGATTGAAAGTGTATCACGTAGAGCACTGAGTGGCTCCAGTGGGAGCTACCATGTTCGTGGTGCTGAATTAGCAAGAAATCGTAGGTTAAAATCTTTATCTGCAActgttatttttcttgatgATTCCCAGCATACATTTCAACTGGAT AAAAGGGCAAAAGGACAAACTTTATTAGATTTGGTATTCCATCACTTAGAGCTTGtagagaaagattattttggCCTACAATATACAGAGAATGGtactacaacaacaacaaccacaGCTGATACAATG AGATGGTTAGACCCTACAAAACCAATGAAGAAGCAGATAAGAA gtggacaatttttttttagagtaAAATTTTATGTATCAGATCCTAGTAAACTGCAAGAAGAATATACTAGATATcagttttatttacaaatacgGAAAGATATTCTTCTAGGAAAACTACAAGTACCACCAAGTACTGCTTGTCTTATAGCAAGTTATACTGTTCAAT CAGAATTAGGCGATTATCATCCAGATGAGCATGGACCTGGATATCTTTCACATTTACAGTTAATACCAGGACAAACagaagaaatggagaaaaaaatagcggAGTTACATAAACTTCATAA AGGGCAACTACCAGCTGATgcagaatttaattttttggaTCATGCAAAACGGCTTGATATGTATGGAGTAGAATTACATAAAGCAAGG GATtcaacaaataaagaaatacaacTAGGTGTTACATCAATAGGTTTAGTAGTATTCCAAAATGgcataaaaattaatgtattcTCATGGtctaaaattgtaaaaatttctttcaaacgtaaacaattttttattcaacttAGAAGAGAACAG TCAGAAAACTATGATACTTTATTAGGTTTCAATATGCAAACCTATCGTAGTTCTAAAAATTTATGGAAAGCCTGTGTCGAACATCATACATTCTTTAGACTTCACAGTCCAAAATTACGGCCAAGGCGATTTCCTCTTACATTAAGTAGTAGATTTACTTATTCAGGACGAACAGAATTTCAAACTGTTGAAGATGGAAAACATCGAGCACGAGTTGAAAGAACATTTATTAG ATCACCAAGTAAACGTTTGGTACATGGGGTTACAACAGCTCCTATTATtgaagataaaggaaaagttATAATACCTCCTGGCAGGCCGCCTCGACCTTATGATAATAAGGTGCAATCTCTAGGTGCTCGTGAACCTCGACAAGCATGGGGTGAAGGGAACCAAAGTGATGA CGAAGGTGGTTTTTTGTCTCTTCGAGAGGATTTAACAGGAACTCATACACAGAATAATGCGTTTTCTCCAATGTTAGGATCTCGAGTACTTAGTTATGCAGATGATGAtacaattattgaaaaaaatatttatgatctTCCTGACTACAGTGAACCAACAAGTTCACCACCTCCGCAG atattGGAGGATGGATTGGTTACGATAACATTGACACCCGATGAACAAGGTCGTTTCGGATTTAACGTAAAAGGTGGATTAGATCTTGATATGCCTATTTTAGTATCTCGAGTTGCACCAAATACACCTGCTGATCGTTGTTATCCCAAGTTGAATGAAGGAGATCaa gttgtttttattaatggCATTGATGTAAACGGCTTACTACACGAACATGTTGTAAATTTGATTCGTCAGTCACGTGACTCTGGTACAGGAGAACTTACATTAACAGTTCGACCCAATGCATTGTATAACGCATTAGCTGGAACCGATGAAACATCCGAAGAAGAACCTCCTTATAG GTATGTACCTGATGCACCACATGCAGCCGTTGGTTCTGATGCATTAGCGCAATCGATGTTGCTTCTTGCCGATGGTCTGGCTAGTGGAGCCTTAATTGCACAATATGAAcagttatatagaaaaaatccTGAATTGACGTCTCTCGAATCTAAAAAACCAGAAAATCAGAACAAAAATCGTTATCGCGATATTTCACCAT ATGATGTTACGAGAGTCATTTTAATGGGATCTGCAAATGGCGATTACATTAATgctaattatgtaaatatggAAATACCAGGATCAGGTATTATTAACAGGTATATCGCTACGCAAGGGCCTTTGTCAACTACCGTTGCAGATTTCTGGCAAATGGTTTTAGAAGCTGGTAGTACTCTCGTTGTAATGTTAACGACTTTAGTTGAACGAGGTCGAGCAAAATGTCATCAATATTGGCCTGCTCTGAATGAAACTCTTAGTTTTAGAAATCTTACACTTAAATGTACGGTGGAAAACGTAGAAGATACATTCATTTTTCGTGAATTTATACTTAGAGACATTAAT ACTGGAGAAGAAAGGGATATAACACATATGCAATATTGCAGCTGGCCAGATCATGGTGTACCCAGTGATTGGAAACAATTTACTACATTTACAGAAAAAGTTAGAGCAGCGCGCACAGGCATAGTAGAACCAGCTGTTGTACATTGTTCTGCTGGAATAGGCAGAACAGGAGTTTTAGTATTAATGGAAACTGCATTATGCCTTATTGAAGCCAACCAACCAGTGTATCCATTGGATATTGTACGTTCTATGCGCGATCAAAGAGCAATGATGATCCAGAATGct AGTCAATATAGATTTGTATGTGAAGCAGTTCACAAAGCTTACAACGAGGGTATAGCTAAACCACTACCAGAATTCAGTAGATGA
- the LOC127066962 gene encoding tyrosine-protein phosphatase non-receptor type 4 isoform X5, whose product MKKQIRSGQFFFRVKFYVSDPSKLQEEYTRYQFYLQIRKDILLGKLQVPPSTACLIASYTVQSELGDYHPDEHGPGYLSHLQLIPGQTEEMEKKIAELHKLHKGQLPADAEFNFLDHAKRLDMYGVELHKARDSTNKEIQLGVTSIGLVVFQNGIKINVFSWSKIVKISFKRKQFFIQLRREQSENYDTLLGFNMQTYRSSKNLWKACVEHHTFFRLHSPKLRPRRFPLTLSSRFTYSGRTEFQTVEDGKHRARVERTFIRSPSKRLVHGVTTAPIIEDKGKVIIPPGRPPRPYDNKVQSLGAREPRQAWGEGNQSDDEGGFLSLREDLTGTHTQNNAFSPMLGSRVLSYADDDTIIEKNIYDLPDYSEPTSSPPPQILEDGLVTITLTPDEQGRFGFNVKGGLDLDMPILVSRVAPNTPADRCYPKLNEGDQVVFINGIDVNGLLHEHVVNLIRQSRDSGTGELTLTVRPNALYNALAGTDETSEEEPPYRYVPDAPHAAVGSDALAQSMLLLADGLASGALIAQYEQLYRKNPELTSLESKKPENQNKNRYRDISPYDVTRVILMGSANGDYINANYVNMEIPGSGIINRYIATQGPLSTTVADFWQMVLEAGSTLVVMLTTLVERGRAKCHQYWPALNETLSFRNLTLKCTVENVEDTFIFREFILRDINTGEERDITHMQYCSWPDHGVPSDWKQFTTFTEKVRAARTGIVEPAVVHCSAGIGRTGVLVLMETALCLIEANQPVYPLDIVRSMRDQRAMMIQNASQYRFVCEAVHKAYNEGIAKPLPEFSR is encoded by the exons ATGAAGAAGCAGATAAGAA gtggacaatttttttttagagtaAAATTTTATGTATCAGATCCTAGTAAACTGCAAGAAGAATATACTAGATATcagttttatttacaaatacgGAAAGATATTCTTCTAGGAAAACTACAAGTACCACCAAGTACTGCTTGTCTTATAGCAAGTTATACTGTTCAAT CAGAATTAGGCGATTATCATCCAGATGAGCATGGACCTGGATATCTTTCACATTTACAGTTAATACCAGGACAAACagaagaaatggagaaaaaaatagcggAGTTACATAAACTTCATAA AGGGCAACTACCAGCTGATgcagaatttaattttttggaTCATGCAAAACGGCTTGATATGTATGGAGTAGAATTACATAAAGCAAGG GATtcaacaaataaagaaatacaacTAGGTGTTACATCAATAGGTTTAGTAGTATTCCAAAATGgcataaaaattaatgtattcTCATGGtctaaaattgtaaaaatttctttcaaacgtaaacaattttttattcaacttAGAAGAGAACAG TCAGAAAACTATGATACTTTATTAGGTTTCAATATGCAAACCTATCGTAGTTCTAAAAATTTATGGAAAGCCTGTGTCGAACATCATACATTCTTTAGACTTCACAGTCCAAAATTACGGCCAAGGCGATTTCCTCTTACATTAAGTAGTAGATTTACTTATTCAGGACGAACAGAATTTCAAACTGTTGAAGATGGAAAACATCGAGCACGAGTTGAAAGAACATTTATTAG ATCACCAAGTAAACGTTTGGTACATGGGGTTACAACAGCTCCTATTATtgaagataaaggaaaagttATAATACCTCCTGGCAGGCCGCCTCGACCTTATGATAATAAGGTGCAATCTCTAGGTGCTCGTGAACCTCGACAAGCATGGGGTGAAGGGAACCAAAGTGATGA CGAAGGTGGTTTTTTGTCTCTTCGAGAGGATTTAACAGGAACTCATACACAGAATAATGCGTTTTCTCCAATGTTAGGATCTCGAGTACTTAGTTATGCAGATGATGAtacaattattgaaaaaaatatttatgatctTCCTGACTACAGTGAACCAACAAGTTCACCACCTCCGCAG atattGGAGGATGGATTGGTTACGATAACATTGACACCCGATGAACAAGGTCGTTTCGGATTTAACGTAAAAGGTGGATTAGATCTTGATATGCCTATTTTAGTATCTCGAGTTGCACCAAATACACCTGCTGATCGTTGTTATCCCAAGTTGAATGAAGGAGATCaa gttgtttttattaatggCATTGATGTAAACGGCTTACTACACGAACATGTTGTAAATTTGATTCGTCAGTCACGTGACTCTGGTACAGGAGAACTTACATTAACAGTTCGACCCAATGCATTGTATAACGCATTAGCTGGAACCGATGAAACATCCGAAGAAGAACCTCCTTATAG GTATGTACCTGATGCACCACATGCAGCCGTTGGTTCTGATGCATTAGCGCAATCGATGTTGCTTCTTGCCGATGGTCTGGCTAGTGGAGCCTTAATTGCACAATATGAAcagttatatagaaaaaatccTGAATTGACGTCTCTCGAATCTAAAAAACCAGAAAATCAGAACAAAAATCGTTATCGCGATATTTCACCAT ATGATGTTACGAGAGTCATTTTAATGGGATCTGCAAATGGCGATTACATTAATgctaattatgtaaatatggAAATACCAGGATCAGGTATTATTAACAGGTATATCGCTACGCAAGGGCCTTTGTCAACTACCGTTGCAGATTTCTGGCAAATGGTTTTAGAAGCTGGTAGTACTCTCGTTGTAATGTTAACGACTTTAGTTGAACGAGGTCGAGCAAAATGTCATCAATATTGGCCTGCTCTGAATGAAACTCTTAGTTTTAGAAATCTTACACTTAAATGTACGGTGGAAAACGTAGAAGATACATTCATTTTTCGTGAATTTATACTTAGAGACATTAAT ACTGGAGAAGAAAGGGATATAACACATATGCAATATTGCAGCTGGCCAGATCATGGTGTACCCAGTGATTGGAAACAATTTACTACATTTACAGAAAAAGTTAGAGCAGCGCGCACAGGCATAGTAGAACCAGCTGTTGTACATTGTTCTGCTGGAATAGGCAGAACAGGAGTTTTAGTATTAATGGAAACTGCATTATGCCTTATTGAAGCCAACCAACCAGTGTATCCATTGGATATTGTACGTTCTATGCGCGATCAAAGAGCAATGATGATCCAGAATGct AGTCAATATAGATTTGTATGTGAAGCAGTTCACAAAGCTTACAACGAGGGTATAGCTAAACCACTACCAGAATTCAGTAGATGA